Proteins from one Ipomoea triloba cultivar NCNSP0323 chromosome 1, ASM357664v1 genomic window:
- the LOC116014201 gene encoding deSI-like protein At4g17486: MGGENSSNSCSNDSSLNDRSSETQVVLNVYDLFPLNHYTVWFGFGIFHSGIEVHGMEYGFGAHDFPFSGVFEVEPKSCPGFIYRCSIPLGRINMPVSEFHTFLENVASEYHGDTYHLISNNCNHFTDDMANRLTGRGIPGWVNRLAKLGALCNCLLPESLQVTTVKQVPEYHLYTDEDGSGSLSTITPHSQERTESDDGDQDKHLLSPTGSGVVSLVKEVPR, encoded by the exons aTGGGTGGAGAGAACTCCTCCAATTCTTGTTCAAATGATTCTTCACTCAATGATAGAAGCTCTGAGACACAAGTCGTATTGAATGTTTATGACCTCTTCCCTCTCAACCACTACACCGTGTGGTTTGGCTTTGGCATCTTTCATTCTGGCATTGAAG TTCATGGAATGGAGTATGGTTTTGGAGCGCACGACTTCCCGTTCAGCGGAGTGTTTGAAGTAGAGCCTAAGAGCTGCCCCGGTTTTATATATAGATGTTCAATCCCGCTAGGTCGTATTAATATGCCTGTTTCTGAATTCCATACTTTCTTAGAAAATGTGGCTTCTGAGTATCACGGGGACACCTATCACCTTATCTCCAATAATTGCAATCATTTTACGGATGATATGGCTAACAGACTGACGGGGAGGGGGATTCCTGGATGGGTGAATCGGCTAGCCAAGCTTG GTGCTCTATGCAATTGTCTTCTTCCCGAAAGCCTTCAAGTAACAACAGTTAAACAGGTTCCCGAGTATCATCTCTATACAG ACGAAGATGGGAGCGGGTCTCTCTCGACTATAACACCCCACAGTCAGGAACGAACTGAAAGTGATGACGGCGATCAAGACAAGCACTTGCTATCGCCAACCGGGAGCGGCGTGGTGTCTCTTGTAAAGGAGGTCCCCAGGTGA
- the LOC116030019 gene encoding ethylene-responsive transcription factor ERN1-like — protein MEIHFQQQQHEDEIFSSLQKESGWNKQRHRKNKNKFVGVRQRPSGRWVAEIKDTTQNIRMWLGTYESAEEAARAYDQAAFLLRGSRSTRTHTNFETIAPPDSNSPLASRIRNLLNTKKSSAKLQRIGSSSITASGQSGGSAENHDTKSSSDEALDFACDDEIRESDDHVFDNTYKPDATSTSLVQSWSFEQGLEFAQQMIDITKTEGEGEVVVGFSEFERMKVERSISASLYAVHGVQEYMHMQAINHPSRTQTQTLWDLPPFFS, from the coding sequence ATGGAAATTCACTTCCAGCAGCAGCAACATGAAGATGAGATTTTCTCATCGTTACAGAAGGAAAGCGGGTGGAACAAACAACGGCACCGCAAGAACAAGAACAAATTTGTTGGGGTGAGGCAGAGGCCTTCGGGGAGATGGGTGGCGGAGATCAAAGACACGACACAGAATATCAGGATGTGGCTCGGGACTTATGAGAGCGCGGAAGAAGCTGCTCGCGCCTATGATCAGGCTGCCTTCCTTCTCCGCGGTTCAAGAAGCACTCGTACTCACACTAACTTTGAAACGATTGCCCCACCAGACTCGAACTCTCCTTTGGCCTCCAGGATCAGAAACCTTCTCAACACCAAGAAGAGTAGTGCAAAGCTGCAGAGAATTGGATCCTCCTCTATTACAGCTTCTGGTCAAAGTGGTGGCAGTGCTGAAAATCATGACACAAAAAGTTCATCAGATGAGGCTTTGGACTTTGCCTGTGATGATGAGATTCGAGAAAGCGATGATCATGTGTTTGATAACACTTACAAACCTGATGCTACTTCTACGAGTTTGGTGCAGTCATGGAGTTTTGAACAAGGACTGGAATTTGCTCAACAAATGATTGATATAACCAAGACAGAAGGTGAAGGTGAAGTAGTAGTGGGATTCTCAGAATTTGAAAGAATGAAAGTTGAAAGATCAATTTCAGCTTCTCTATATGCAGTGCACGGTGTGCAGGAGTATATGCATATGCAGGCTATCAATCATCCCTCCCGAACCCAAACCCAAACTCTTTGGGATCTCCCACCTTTCTTCTCCTAA
- the LOC116026073 gene encoding tubulin alpha-3 chain-like, translated as MREIISVHIGQAGIQVGNACWELYCLEHGIQPDGMMPSDTSVGIANDSFNTFFSETGSGKHVPRAVFVDLEPTVVDEVRSGAYRQLFHPEQLISGKEDAANNFARGHYTVGRDIVDLCLDRVRKLADNCTGLQGFLVFNAVGGGTGSGLGSLLLERLSVDYGKKSKLGFTIYPSPQVSTAVVEPYNSVLSTHSLLEHTDVVVLLDNEAIYDICRRALDIERPTYTNLNRLISQIISSLTTSLRFDGAINVDITEFQTNLVPYPRIHFMLSSYAPVISSAKAYHEQLSVPEITNAVFEPSSMMAKCDPRHGKYMACCLMYRGDVVPKDVNAAVATIKTKRTVQFVDWCPTGFKCGINYQPPTVVPGGDLARVQRAVCMISNNTAVAEVFS; from the exons atgagagagatcATCAGCGTACATATCGGCCAGGCCGGAATTCAGGTCGGCAATGCCTGCTGGGAGCTCTATTGCCTTGAGCATGGCATTCAACCCGACGGCATGATGCCTAG TGACACATCAGTTGGTATTGCAAATGATTCTTTCAACACCTTCTTTAGTGAAACTGGTTCAGGCAAACATGTGCCTAGAGCTGTATTTGTTGATCTTGAGCCTACTGTTGTGGATGAAGTGAGAAGTGGGGCATACAGGCAACTGTTTCATCCCGAGCAACTTATATCTGGTAAGGAGGATGCAGCCAACAACTTTGCGAGAGGACATTATACAG TGGGGAGAGATATCGTTGATCTGTGCCTTGATAGAGTGAGAAAATTAGCTGACAATTGCACTGGTTTGCAAGGATTCCTGGTCTTTAATGCTGTTGGTGGTGGCACAGGTTCTGGTTTAGGATCCCTGCTTCTGGAGCGTTTGTCTGTAGATTATGGAAAGAAATCAAAACTCGGATTTACCATATATCCATCTCCTCAG GTATCAACTGCCGTTGTTGAGCCATACAACAGCGTCTTATCTACTCATTCCCTCCTAGAACACACAGATGTTGTTGTGCTTTTGGACAATGAAGCAATATACGACATATGCAGGAGAGCCCTAGACATTGAAAGGCCAACTTACACAAACCTGAACCGCTTAATTTCTCAAATCATCTCATCTTTGACAACTTCTTTGAGGTTTGATGGAGCCATTAATGTTGACATCACCGAGTTCCAAACTAACCTTGTACCTTATCCACGAATCCATTTCATGCTTTCTTCTTATGCTCCTGTTATCTCGTCTGCCAAGGCTTATCACGAACAGTTGTCTGTTCCTGAGATTACGAATGCTGTTTTTGAACCATCAAGCATGATGGCAAAGTGTGATCCAAGACATGGGAAATACATGGCATGTTGTTTGATGTACCGTGGAGATGTTGTCCCAAAGGATGTCAATGCCGCTGTTGCTACCATTAAGACAAAGAGGACTGTTCAGTTTGTTGATTG GTGCCCTACGGGTTTCAAGTGTGGCATCAACTATCAGCCACCGACAGTGGTTCCTGGAGGTGACCTTGCCCGTGTGCAGCGTGCAGTGTGCATGATCAGCAACAACACTGCTGTGGCTGAGGTCTTCTCCTGA